Part of the Zingiber officinale cultivar Zhangliang chromosome 6A, Zo_v1.1, whole genome shotgun sequence genome, tatatccaggagactgtacgcatatttattattagttgttagttcttactatgcatgttagtagttacccgctgaggtgttgactcaccccgttgatattaccattttcaagttgaggctgtccggaggatttccagtcgctagtccccccttCAGATTGCGAGGATTTTCGGTTTTAGGttctttctttggttttcttattatgttatcgtCTATGTTTCCAGACTTGTATCTTTATGacactttggatcttgtatggtccTTTATTATCGATGGGTTTTCATTTGGATATATGctggtgatttgagttttatgggtatagttgagtaggatataagatttgaatttttatgggtgtagttaagTAAGATATTGGAGATGATTTCCTTATCGTTGCTTTAGTTTGGTTTGTTTACTATTATACTGTGTGGttgtcatttttattttattgtatagTTCTGGCCGTGTTGGCCATGTATGGGTTatgttgtagaaaagtttcagattgtcacccgtacaggggagatgctgccgaaatttcttctggcagggactcccccggggcatgacatcttctatctcaaattctaacCCCATTTGTTATATATCCAAATCTGTTTCAATGTTCAAGCctataaaatcaaacaaacaaagcaaaatgtctaaaaagaaaaatttgataTACTGAAAATCAATACATTTCCAATATAAATCTTATTACTTTCATCAATAACATTAAATTCATCTTCCCGACAAGTTTCATTTTCCTCAAAATTAAAATGATGACAACTTGTAGATTCACCCTTCCTGATAATTACTTTtatctgataaaaaaaaataacgaaTTTAGGTCTAAAAACACAGCGACAACAAACGCATCTAAAAACAACAATTTTATGTAAAATTTCTGTATGTCCAACTTCTCTAAAAACAACGACAAAAGAAACATCTAAAAATAACAATTTTATATCAAATATCTGCATGTCCAACTTCTCAAAAAACAACAACTTAAGAAACAACACATCACTAAGCTTGGGAACTGGCCggcaaagttcaaaatcaatactAACTACAACAATTATACTTGTTGAAATCAAGTAGCAATTGTAGTACAAAAAAGAAACTGGGAAATCGAATCAGATTAAATCATCTAACACGACGAGAAGGAAAtcaaaattgtagtaaaaatgaAAAGTTTTTGAACCACTATTACCTAATTACAGAAAAGGCCCTCGCTTTCTTCCACACGGTGCCAGGGAGGGAGGCCGCTGGAGGTCGCAGAGCTCGCGGGAGGGAGGTCGCGGTCGGGAAGTCGTGGGAGGGAGGTCTCCGAGGACGCCGGCGACGTAGCAGGGAGGTCGTTGGAGGCCGCAGGAGGTCGGCAATGCAACAGGGAAGTCGTTGGAGTTGCTAGAGGTCGGTGACGAAGTAGGGAAGTCGCTGGAGGGAGGTCGTAGGACGTCGCTGGAGGGAGACGACGTTGGAGGAGGAGGCCGCAAGATGTCGCTTGAGGCCACAGGAAGGGGAGGGGCAGTAAGAGGGAGGAGGGAGGTGACGTTGGAGGTCGAGAGAGGCTAGGGCTTTCACATTGGTGCGTGTACGTGTTTTACATGTGAAGGAGATTTTATACCAATTGCGTGGTCCAGAAGGGCCAGGAAAATGCGAACTAGAAGATCCGGTCATCAAACTATGTCTCCTGATGCGCGTTCTAAATGAGGAGAAGATGGGCCCCACGCCATCCTCCTGTGACAGCGAGACCCCCAAAATATGAGGGCTGCTTTTCACACCCCCTCTGACATACCCCTCCACCCGGCCCCACCTTCTATTTTAATCTTCTTCCATTTATATCCTTTTCATCCATCCTTTTCACTATTATTTCCAATCACTTTATGTGTTTTCACTAATCCCTATACGCCTTCtattttagtttttgtttttttaatccattttttttaatttttatcaattttattttttaataatttgttattatatatttataatgttttgtttatttttagttataaattttagGAGTTATCAGCACTTGAAGCTCGAAGGAtgagtaatttaaggggaggagagattttgacatgtatCAAGCGTCGGAGGGGATAATTTAAAGGGAAAGAggtgttttgacatgtgtcaaagtTTGGAGGGTAggtaatttaaagagagtgaggagttttgacatatgtcaagagttggaagtgggataatttaaagggatgaaagattttattgtggcaaaaggcgaatacgctcgcccccagcacccccgccaacccgtcccaaggccaacacggagaaggtaaatcacgggcggctactagcctttggaatagtgattagcatataagggaggtatttacctcggctttgccgagattcgaacctcatacctcattgtggcaacacttcatgcgctagccactaaatCCATCCGAGGAGACTGAACGATTTTTAATATGTATCAAGGGTTGGAAGTAgaataatttaaagggatgaaagATTTTGACATATGTCAAGGGAGTTAAAGATGCATAATTTAAAGAGAGGggtgttttgaaaaaataaaaaaatttataaaaaaataataaataaattttattaaaaaataaaattaaataaaattttaaaaaataataattaaaattaatttaaaaaataaaattaaataaaattaaaaaaatatataagtattgataaaaaaataataaactaaattaatttaaaaaataaaattaaattaaattaaaaattaataaccaaaattaattaaaaaataaaattaaataaaattaaaaaatatataaatattgatgaaaaaataataaataaaattattttaaaaaataaaattaaataaaattaaaaaatatataaatattgatgaaaaataataaataaaattattttaaaaaataaaattaaataaaattaaaaaaataaagaaaaaagaaagggtAGAACTGTCATTTGATAGGGAGAGAGAGGAGGGGAGAGGAGTGCGGTGTCACATCAAGAGGGGGGAAAAGCAATTTACCCAAAATATTCTTCGGAAGCTAACGGCCAAAACGGACGGAGTCAGGGAGAGAGACTGATGGATGGAGAGATGCTTCTTACCAGACGGAGTCTATGCATGAATGTCTGCGTTGGATTCGGTCTAATATAGCAACTGCTTAGGAGGAAGAGTAGCAACTGATTAGGAGGAAGAGCAGCCGCCGGCGTCGATGGAAACAGTAGCATACGAGGGACAAGTTGACGGCACAGTAGCGGTGGTGATGGTGCCGCTCACGGCGCAAAGCCACCTCGCGCAGCTCCTCCACCTTTCGCTCTTCCTATGCTCGCGCCGGGGACTCGCAGTCCACTACGCGTCCACCACCACGCACGTCCGCCAGGCCATCTCCCGCCTCCACCCTGAGTGGTCCTCCTTCGCCAACGCCATCTCGTTTCACGAGCTACCCATTCCTCCTTTCCGCAGCCCGCCCCCGGATCCCACGGCCGGCACCAAGTTCCCCGCCCACCTCCAGCCCTTATTCGACGTCTTCGAGCACCTCCGCGCCCCCGTCGGTGCGCTCCTCCGCTCCCTCTCTGCTTCCTCCCGCCGAGTCGTTGTCATCCACGATCCGCTCGCCTCTTTCGCCGCTGACGAGGCAGCCGCCTTCCCCAACACTGAGTCCTACGTCTTTCACTGCGTTCCTGCCCTGTTCCAGATCATCTTCGCACGACCCTCCGTCGCCCTCGAGCTGAGCCGTGATCACGGCCTCACCCTCCCGTCCTTGGAGGGCATGATCACCGAGGAGTTCGTGGCCTTCGTCCGACGGCAGTCGGCAACTTACGAGACTGTTTACTCATCCGGAATGCTCTTGAACACGTGTCGCGTGCTCGAGGGTGAGTTCCTCGATATGCTTGCACAAGAACCCGAGTACTGCAGCAAGAAGCTGTTTGCCATCGGCCCACTGAGTCCGTTAGCCGTCGTCGCCGGCGAGCGTCTGTAAGTGATTTGCATTTGTAGATTGTCTTTGATTATCTAATCTTTCTTTTGAATTGATTAGTGACTTGAACTATTAATATCCACAGAGCGAGCTCCCACGATTGTTTGAATTGGCTGGACCAGCAACCGCCGGCGTCGGTGGTGTACGTGTCGTTCGGGACGATGACAACGATGTCCGGTGAGGAGGTGAGGGAGCTGGCGCAGGGATTGCTGCTCAGCCAGCAGCGGTTTCTGTGGGTGCTGAGAGACGCCGACAGGGGCGACATATTCGCTGCGGAAGAGGGCGACGACGGCCAGCGGATGAAGCTGGCGGCGGAATGGGAAGAGAAGGTAGGAAAGCGGGGGATGGTGGTGCGCGAGTGGGCGCCGCAGCTGGACATTCTAGCCCACCAGGCGACAGGGGCGTTCTTCAGCCACTGCGGGTGGAACTCGTGCTCAGAGAGCCTATGCCTGGGCGTGCCGATGGTGGCGTGGCCGATGCACTCCGACCAACCCACCAACGCCGCGCTGGTGGTGGACTACCACGGCGCGGGCGTCGCGGTTCGGGGTAGCGGCCAGGCGGTGGGGCGGGAGGAGATCGCGGCGGCCATCAGGCGGGTTATGGTGGGGGAGGAAAGCGAGGGTGTGAGGCGGCAGGCTAGGGCGCTGGGGGAAGCGGTGCGAGCGGCGGTGGCCGACGGCGGAGCGTCTCGTGCCGAGCTGGACGCCTTCGTTGCTCTGATCACCAGATGAAACCCAagtcaaattttctatttataaaactaaataaattactAGAAGGGTCGAATATACTGTTTAAGATCAATTGTCTATGAAGAACATCCACAATATATTAATACCTGAGGCATTAACGCCAACGTGAATGTACTGTAACATTAACAGTTCAGTTCTTTGaactatttaaataaaataataaataaaaaaaaacaaaattttagtATTAATGTGAAGGTGACATTATAGATGCCCTAAGAGTCCATATTGAAGGCGTTCAAGCAATTGAtcaaagaataaataaaaaaataaaatacagtgGTTAATGGATGCCTAAGAGGTAATTTATTTATTATGTAAGAGTACTTTGAAAAGTCAAAGTATTATTCTTGTGGATGATGCCGCTACGGTCATGTTCTAGAatgataatattatatatataaaatataaatcatgaaattaatttataatatctAGGCATGGGACAAAGTATTCTCCTTGTGGATACCGTTAACTAAAAGGTCGtagaataattaataaaaaatattgacgAAATCTTACAACTGTGTCATGGAGGAAATTTCTAACGTCGAATTGTATACCTCTTAtggtgaaaaaaaatattaatatttttttgacAATGATTGAATTAATATAAAAGctactaaatattttttatataaaagctTTTAATTTCGTGCCATCTAGTCACGAGCATGTGACATCGAATGGCAAGACAAGTCAAAATTACAAATTTTCAACTTTACATGATAGATCATTAATTAATACGATCCAGCACTAAAATTTtagtaatataaaaatataaatttacaaCAACTTTCAGCCTGCATGCAAAATAATGCCTGGAATTTTAAAGATGATACCGATACAACCGAATTGatatttaaatagtaaattattatgaaaaaaactgcatagttttaaaaaaaaaaaaattcctttatttatgtCATGATTTATTTCCGTCGTTTTGTCAGGAAGCTTACGGTGAGGAACACGATTCATCTTTTTTCCATATTTGATCAAAACAGtatcaaattatatttttattttttaaatttaattttactttttcttttaattaactattaaaaatataaaaattattttttattttattaatgttttattaattttttttattaattttccttttgtatttttaaaattttaaattcttattagaattttataatttgtaaaaatatgaataaattttGGAGGCCATGACTTTAATGAATTTaagaatataatttattttaaaaaataaatattaaatcatCAATgagttttatataattttttttattcagtAATTTGCCCAAAGTTCGAAATTAACCCAACCTAAAAGGCATCCTAAGCTTTGAAGATACCTAAAATGAATACCTTTTTCCtgttttacctctatgttaaATCTGactttttctctttctcttttcttttctttttcctcccttttatatatatatatatatatatatatatatatatatatatatatatatatatatattattttctcTCCGCTTAAGGATGAGCTGACAAACATGTTAGGGGCGAGTAAATTATCTTTTACCACCATGCTCtttttttcctctcttctctctcatTTGCATGCATGCATAACTATTATGAtgcatatttttaaaaatcaacattacAGTTTAATtgcaattattatttttcttgagGATCTGAATCGGCACTACCACATGTTTCATTTCTTGGAGACCAAAATCACATTCTAGCTGATgttctaataatatttttaatacctCTAGAGAAACCGAAATAAACAATTGAGGGCATTGTTGGACTTATTGCGGCCTTAGAAATCCATGGGACCTGAAAATGGGTCAAATCAAACCTGCCTAGATCTATCAGTGGATTTTAGtagaaacccactaatggacttaCATAAGTCTAATTGGATTTATTTCAGTTCCTATAGATTTATGAAGTTGTAAGGAGTCCAACGGTGCTTTCCATTGCTTATTTTAGCTTCTCCAAAATGTTAAAATGTCATTAGAAGAATCAGTTAGCATTGAACTTGATATGAACATATCAAGCCTAACATGTAAATTAGGCCCACATTGGACTTGCTTTGTTCATATCATGCTCAATGTGAACATATCAGGCTAAATACTAGTTGattctttcaataatattttaacacatcGGAAGAAGTcaaaattgttggtgcggttagcactaacggtctaacccaggttttgatgaatgacaaatcaggttaagttaggttcgtcgttatctaacactctgatcgagtgtgcaggataagtccagctaggtcgacgggctgaccggatagctggcgagaagtccaagcgggtcgacgggctgaccggacgcttggcgagaagtccagctaggtcgacgggctgaccggatagctggcgagaagtccaagcgggtcgacgggctgaccggacgcttggcaagaagtccagctaggtcgacgggctgaccggatagctggcaagaagtccagacgggtcgaagggctgaccggacgtctggcaggtaagtgaggtaagtcactggaggggagtgactgcgaggacgcgttcccgggaagggaatattaggcgtcgatccggcttagaaccatttcagatgtctaagtcgagatcgtgactagattccggtctcggaaagacggaatctaagtcatactacttgtgctaattcctactatgataaaatgtgctaacaatctgttttgcaggatatatattgcctcggactaactttgttttgcaggaaaaaggagatttctggaacaaggtggtccgggcgcccggaggggatccgggcgcccggaggtccgggcgcccggaaggcaaattctatccagccaagtcgtcgccacgtggagcatctcggtttgagcagctacgtcacattccaggcgcccggaaggaatccaggcgcccggagcagcatataaaagaagccccaggcaggagcttcagaatcaataattaatctgagaactcttctactgctggtcttgctgctcgacgttcagtgcgacaccaacaacgctccgacaaagtgctccttcagtttttatttaatttccttgtcggtattgctttattttcactagcatttcctgtattcattctgtaatcatatttcgacttgttagtgattgcccaacgaaagtggtcaaggaccacgggccttcgagtaggagtcgtcacaggctccgaacgaagtaaaaaacatttgtgtctattttacttttccgctgcgtttatactctaaaatttctaatcgatattcacccccccctctatcgaatctaacggtcctacaagtggtatcagagcaggtaccgctctgatttggtgcaaccaccaatcagactgggggtgaaattttttttgtttccttttttttttctcggtcttcagttttacacttaaactcaaaactggtttatcattttttttaatattttttttgttgcaattaaaactaaattggtgcaacaccaatctagattttttttattctctcttcccgcactactaatccaagaccaagtcttgggattttttttggttatttatctgtgtacaggatgtcccaacaagaaggcttcagcacagtacgacctccacttttcaacggggacgattttccgtactggaagaagcgcatggaggtctacctcaaaacagacttcgaccagtggatgagcgttacgaggccctacaaaattccagcagacacttccgggaatatactggatcctgaagactggacagctgatttgaagaagaaagcatcaacagaaaataaagcaatcaacactctacagtgcggattaacaagagaagaactaaacagagtcggtccacacaaaaacgctaaagagctgtgggacaaattgatcgagctgcacgagggaacgagcgacgccaaggtaaccaaacgagacttgctcttgaataaaatttttaatataaaaatacaggaaggtgaaacggcgaatcagctccacgcgaggatcaaggatatcctcaacgggcttcatgcgataggccaccagatggataatagagacttaataaggtacgcattaaacgcctttccatgtaatagtttgtgggcatcaatagtggatgcctacaaaatttctaagaatctttctaaattaaaattagatgagcttttctgtgaattagaattacacgaacaaactaatgctggagccgagaaaggtatagctttatttgcaggttcctccaaagaaaagaaaagca contains:
- the LOC121995004 gene encoding putative cis-zeatin O-glucosyltransferase yields the protein METVAYEGQVDGTVAVVMVPLTAQSHLAQLLHLSLFLCSRRGLAVHYASTTTHVRQAISRLHPEWSSFANAISFHELPIPPFRSPPPDPTAGTKFPAHLQPLFDVFEHLRAPVGALLRSLSASSRRVVVIHDPLASFAADEAAAFPNTESYVFHCVPALFQIIFARPSVALELSRDHGLTLPSLEGMITEEFVAFVRRQSATYETVYSSGMLLNTCRVLEGEFLDMLAQEPEYCSKKLFAIGPLSPLAVVAGERLASSHDCLNWLDQQPPASVVYVSFGTMTTMSGEEVRELAQGLLLSQQRFLWVLRDADRGDIFAAEEGDDGQRMKLAAEWEEKVGKRGMVVREWAPQLDILAHQATGAFFSHCGWNSCSESLCLGVPMVAWPMHSDQPTNAALVVDYHGAGVAVRGSGQAVGREEIAAAIRRVMVGEESEGVRRQARALGEAVRAAVADGGASRAELDAFVALITR